A window of the Lolium perenne isolate Kyuss_39 chromosome 7, Kyuss_2.0, whole genome shotgun sequence genome harbors these coding sequences:
- the LOC127312645 gene encoding uncharacterized protein isoform X6 produces the protein MATRRTDRQFGEHEEMKYLIAVATGQAHDHFPVNDVVQMLMFTSDQQFLKYISVYMLSFFLPLSIYLGKYEAVVASGWPAVATAAVPLPPRRSSTAYSSQYHQKIQLPMFRFSGSIELLILQLIQTTGCSRMKTMRKVGEPSEDFATYIQQICYDLS, from the exons ATGGCGACACGACGAACGGACCGGCAATTTGGTGAACATGAAG AGATGAAATACCTGATTGCAGTGGCCACTGGTCAGGCACATGATCACTTTCCAGTGAACGATGTCGTGCAAATGTTGATGTTCACCTCTGACCAACAATTTCTCAAGTACATATCAGT GTACATGCTTAGTTTTTTTCTGCCGCTTTCTATTTACCTTGGTAAATATG AAGCTGTTGTGGCCAGCGGATGGCCAGCAGTAGCCACCGCTGCAGTCCCGCTACCGCCGAGA AGATCCAGTACTGCATATAGTTCTCAATACCACCAAAAAATTCAGCTGCCAATGTTTAGGTTCTCAGGGTCAATTGAGTTACTCATCTTGCAGTTGATACAAACTACAGGCTGTAGCAGAATGAAAACTATGAG GAAAGTTGGGGAGCCATCAGAAGATTTTGCTACATACATCCAGCAGATATGCTATGACCTTTCATGA
- the LOC127312645 gene encoding uncharacterized protein isoform X3, translating to MRLLHLLPWKLWLLCFSSPLACSPFVLSTSRTMATRRTDRQFGEHEEMKYLIAVATGQAHDHFPVNDVVQMLMFTSDQQFLKYMLSFFLPLSIYLGKYEAVVASGWPAVATAAVPLPPRRSSTAYSSQYHQKIQLPMFRFSGSIELLILQLIQTTGCSRMKTMRKVGEPSEDFATYIQQICYDLS from the exons ATGCGGCTCCTCCATCTGCTACCATGGAAACTATGGCTTCTGTGCTTCAGCTCACCCCTTGCTTGTTCGCCTTTTGTGTTGTCCACTTCCAGAACGATGGCGACACGACGAACGGACCGGCAATTTGGTGAACATGAAG AGATGAAATACCTGATTGCAGTGGCCACTGGTCAGGCACATGATCACTTTCCAGTGAACGATGTCGTGCAAATGTTGATGTTCACCTCTGACCAACAATTTCTCAA GTACATGCTTAGTTTTTTTCTGCCGCTTTCTATTTACCTTGGTAAATATG AAGCTGTTGTGGCCAGCGGATGGCCAGCAGTAGCCACCGCTGCAGTCCCGCTACCGCCGAGA AGATCCAGTACTGCATATAGTTCTCAATACCACCAAAAAATTCAGCTGCCAATGTTTAGGTTCTCAGGGTCAATTGAGTTACTCATCTTGCAGTTGATACAAACTACAGGCTGTAGCAGAATGAAAACTATGAG GAAAGTTGGGGAGCCATCAGAAGATTTTGCTACATACATCCAGCAGATATGCTATGACCTTTCATGA
- the LOC127312645 gene encoding uncharacterized protein isoform X4 encodes MRLLHLLPWKLWLLCFSSPLACSPFVLSTSRTMATRRTDRQFGEHEEMKYLIAVATGQAHDHFPVNDVVQMLMFTSDQQFLKYMLSFFLPLSIYLEAVVASGWPAVATAAVPLPPRRSSTAYSSQYHQKIQLPMFRFSGSIELLILQLIQTTGCSRMKTMRKVGEPSEDFATYIQQICYDLS; translated from the exons ATGCGGCTCCTCCATCTGCTACCATGGAAACTATGGCTTCTGTGCTTCAGCTCACCCCTTGCTTGTTCGCCTTTTGTGTTGTCCACTTCCAGAACGATGGCGACACGACGAACGGACCGGCAATTTGGTGAACATGAAG AGATGAAATACCTGATTGCAGTGGCCACTGGTCAGGCACATGATCACTTTCCAGTGAACGATGTCGTGCAAATGTTGATGTTCACCTCTGACCAACAATTTCTCAA GTACATGCTTAGTTTTTTTCTGCCGCTTTCTATTTACCTTG AAGCTGTTGTGGCCAGCGGATGGCCAGCAGTAGCCACCGCTGCAGTCCCGCTACCGCCGAGA AGATCCAGTACTGCATATAGTTCTCAATACCACCAAAAAATTCAGCTGCCAATGTTTAGGTTCTCAGGGTCAATTGAGTTACTCATCTTGCAGTTGATACAAACTACAGGCTGTAGCAGAATGAAAACTATGAG GAAAGTTGGGGAGCCATCAGAAGATTTTGCTACATACATCCAGCAGATATGCTATGACCTTTCATGA
- the LOC127312645 gene encoding uncharacterized protein isoform X7, whose translation MRLLHLLPWKLWLLCFSSPLACSPFVLSTSRTMATRRTDRQFGEHEEMKYLIAVATGQAHDHFPVNDVVQMLMFTSDQQFLKYISVYMLSFFLPLSIYLEAVVASGWPAVATAAVPLPPRESWGAIRRFCYIHPADML comes from the exons ATGCGGCTCCTCCATCTGCTACCATGGAAACTATGGCTTCTGTGCTTCAGCTCACCCCTTGCTTGTTCGCCTTTTGTGTTGTCCACTTCCAGAACGATGGCGACACGACGAACGGACCGGCAATTTGGTGAACATGAAG AGATGAAATACCTGATTGCAGTGGCCACTGGTCAGGCACATGATCACTTTCCAGTGAACGATGTCGTGCAAATGTTGATGTTCACCTCTGACCAACAATTTCTCAAGTACATATCAGT GTACATGCTTAGTTTTTTTCTGCCGCTTTCTATTTACCTTG AAGCTGTTGTGGCCAGCGGATGGCCAGCAGTAGCCACCGCTGCAGTCCCGCTACCGCCGAGA GAAAGTTGGGGAGCCATCAGAAGATTTTGCTACATACATCCAGCAGATATGCTATGA
- the LOC127312645 gene encoding uncharacterized protein isoform X8 — MRLLHLLPWKLWLLCFSSPLACSPFVLSTSRTMATRRTDRQFGEHEEMKYLIAVATGQAHDHFPVNDVVQMLMFTSDQQFLKYMLSFFLPLSIYLEAVVASGWPAVATAAVPLPPRESWGAIRRFCYIHPADML, encoded by the exons ATGCGGCTCCTCCATCTGCTACCATGGAAACTATGGCTTCTGTGCTTCAGCTCACCCCTTGCTTGTTCGCCTTTTGTGTTGTCCACTTCCAGAACGATGGCGACACGACGAACGGACCGGCAATTTGGTGAACATGAAG AGATGAAATACCTGATTGCAGTGGCCACTGGTCAGGCACATGATCACTTTCCAGTGAACGATGTCGTGCAAATGTTGATGTTCACCTCTGACCAACAATTTCTCAA GTACATGCTTAGTTTTTTTCTGCCGCTTTCTATTTACCTTG AAGCTGTTGTGGCCAGCGGATGGCCAGCAGTAGCCACCGCTGCAGTCCCGCTACCGCCGAGA GAAAGTTGGGGAGCCATCAGAAGATTTTGCTACATACATCCAGCAGATATGCTATGA
- the LOC127312645 gene encoding uncharacterized protein isoform X1, whose product MRLLHLLPWKLWLLCFSSPLACSPFVLSTSRTMATRRTDRQFGEHEEMKYLIAVATGQAHDHFPVNDVVQMLMFTSDQQFLKYISVYMLSFFLPLSIYLGKYEAVVASGWPAVATAAVPLPPRRSSTAYSSQYHQKIQLPMFRFSGSIELLILQLIQTTGCSRMKTMRKVGEPSEDFATYIQQICYDLS is encoded by the exons ATGCGGCTCCTCCATCTGCTACCATGGAAACTATGGCTTCTGTGCTTCAGCTCACCCCTTGCTTGTTCGCCTTTTGTGTTGTCCACTTCCAGAACGATGGCGACACGACGAACGGACCGGCAATTTGGTGAACATGAAG AGATGAAATACCTGATTGCAGTGGCCACTGGTCAGGCACATGATCACTTTCCAGTGAACGATGTCGTGCAAATGTTGATGTTCACCTCTGACCAACAATTTCTCAAGTACATATCAGT GTACATGCTTAGTTTTTTTCTGCCGCTTTCTATTTACCTTGGTAAATATG AAGCTGTTGTGGCCAGCGGATGGCCAGCAGTAGCCACCGCTGCAGTCCCGCTACCGCCGAGA AGATCCAGTACTGCATATAGTTCTCAATACCACCAAAAAATTCAGCTGCCAATGTTTAGGTTCTCAGGGTCAATTGAGTTACTCATCTTGCAGTTGATACAAACTACAGGCTGTAGCAGAATGAAAACTATGAG GAAAGTTGGGGAGCCATCAGAAGATTTTGCTACATACATCCAGCAGATATGCTATGACCTTTCATGA
- the LOC127312645 gene encoding uncharacterized protein isoform X5 translates to MVVKLYHMRHISISCNFLLKLLEMKYLIAVATGQAHDHFPVNDVVQMLMFTSDQQFLKYISVYMLSFFLPLSIYLGKYEAVVASGWPAVATAAVPLPPRRSSTAYSSQYHQKIQLPMFRFSGSIELLILQLIQTTGCSRMKTMRKVGEPSEDFATYIQQICYDLS, encoded by the exons ATGGTCGTCAAATTGTACCACATGAGACATATATCTATTTCATGCAACTTCTTGCTGAAACTATTAG AGATGAAATACCTGATTGCAGTGGCCACTGGTCAGGCACATGATCACTTTCCAGTGAACGATGTCGTGCAAATGTTGATGTTCACCTCTGACCAACAATTTCTCAAGTACATATCAGT GTACATGCTTAGTTTTTTTCTGCCGCTTTCTATTTACCTTGGTAAATATG AAGCTGTTGTGGCCAGCGGATGGCCAGCAGTAGCCACCGCTGCAGTCCCGCTACCGCCGAGA AGATCCAGTACTGCATATAGTTCTCAATACCACCAAAAAATTCAGCTGCCAATGTTTAGGTTCTCAGGGTCAATTGAGTTACTCATCTTGCAGTTGATACAAACTACAGGCTGTAGCAGAATGAAAACTATGAG GAAAGTTGGGGAGCCATCAGAAGATTTTGCTACATACATCCAGCAGATATGCTATGACCTTTCATGA
- the LOC127312645 gene encoding uncharacterized protein isoform X2, which yields MRLLHLLPWKLWLLCFSSPLACSPFVLSTSRTMATRRTDRQFGEHEEMKYLIAVATGQAHDHFPVNDVVQMLMFTSDQQFLKYISVYMLSFFLPLSIYLEAVVASGWPAVATAAVPLPPRRSSTAYSSQYHQKIQLPMFRFSGSIELLILQLIQTTGCSRMKTMRKVGEPSEDFATYIQQICYDLS from the exons ATGCGGCTCCTCCATCTGCTACCATGGAAACTATGGCTTCTGTGCTTCAGCTCACCCCTTGCTTGTTCGCCTTTTGTGTTGTCCACTTCCAGAACGATGGCGACACGACGAACGGACCGGCAATTTGGTGAACATGAAG AGATGAAATACCTGATTGCAGTGGCCACTGGTCAGGCACATGATCACTTTCCAGTGAACGATGTCGTGCAAATGTTGATGTTCACCTCTGACCAACAATTTCTCAAGTACATATCAGT GTACATGCTTAGTTTTTTTCTGCCGCTTTCTATTTACCTTG AAGCTGTTGTGGCCAGCGGATGGCCAGCAGTAGCCACCGCTGCAGTCCCGCTACCGCCGAGA AGATCCAGTACTGCATATAGTTCTCAATACCACCAAAAAATTCAGCTGCCAATGTTTAGGTTCTCAGGGTCAATTGAGTTACTCATCTTGCAGTTGATACAAACTACAGGCTGTAGCAGAATGAAAACTATGAG GAAAGTTGGGGAGCCATCAGAAGATTTTGCTACATACATCCAGCAGATATGCTATGACCTTTCATGA